In one window of Cherax quadricarinatus isolate ZL_2023a chromosome 27, ASM3850222v1, whole genome shotgun sequence DNA:
- the LOC128691130 gene encoding uncharacterized protein isoform X1: MGSVKQKVDVILANYTSGSWNTYQLTDYEPPGPLTCDMLRRNMQVLNETFKVDVSFFPSHELIYWELSLEEKAKSIRTRSGEGSSAQERKAPKAIKYKFAVCDDEGLLFANKSIPLKLRKTLQIILHCKDFNIMDLSGSDPINLLMLYKQSSKRAPNLFKVQFEETMANAEEDIQVGTFLRDDALNKNTTDSIIQQKLGCHKEQIPLIKRVTATVKNVPIKTQAPALKHFRLSSLELEVHAPSVFHIYKELGERGVIKDIPPWLGKMRASGKTHCVAQYN, from the exons ATGGG GAGCGTCAAACAAAAAGTTGATGTTATTCTAGCTAATTATACTAGTGGCTCTTGGAATACATACCAGCTGACTGATTATGAACCTCCTGGACCTCTCACCTGTGATATGCTTCGACG gAATATGCAAGTGCTCAATGAAACATTCAAGGTTGATGTGAGTTTCTTTCCATCTCATGAGCTGATATATTGGGAACTGAGTCTTGAAGAGAAGGCAAAGTCCATAAGAACAAGAAGTGGAGAAGGATCATCAGCTCAAGAGAGAAAAGCCCCAAAAGCTATAAAATATAAG TTTGCAGTCTGTGACGATGAGGGATTGCTCTTTGCCAACAAAAGTATTCCACTTAAACTACGAAAGACACTGCAAATAATTCTGCACTGCAAGGATTTTAATATAATGGATCTAAGCGGCAGTGATCCAATTAATCTTTTGATGTTGTACAAGCAGTCAAGTAAACGAGCGCCTAATCtatttaaagtgcag TTTGAAGAAACAATGGCAAATGCAGAAGAGGACATTCAAGTGGGTACTTTCCTAAGAGATGACGCTTTGAATAAAAACACTACAGATAGCATAATTCAACAAAAGCTTGGCTGTCACAAGGAACAAATTCCACTCATAAAGAGAGTTACTGCTACTGTGAAAAATGTCCCTATAAAAACACAG GCTCCAGCACTAAAACATTTCCGATTATCTTCATTGGAGTTGGAGGTTCATGCTCCTTCAGTCTTCCATATATACAAGGAGCTTGGAGAGCGAGGAGTGATTAAAGATATTCCTCCATGGCTAGGAAAGATGAGAGCCAGTGGGAAAACACACTGTGTAGCCCAGTACAACTGA
- the LOC128691130 gene encoding uncharacterized protein isoform X2 — protein MSVKQKVDVILANYTSGSWNTYQLTDYEPPGPLTCDMLRRNMQVLNETFKVDVSFFPSHELIYWELSLEEKAKSIRTRSGEGSSAQERKAPKAIKYKFAVCDDEGLLFANKSIPLKLRKTLQIILHCKDFNIMDLSGSDPINLLMLYKQSSKRAPNLFKVQFEETMANAEEDIQVGTFLRDDALNKNTTDSIIQQKLGCHKEQIPLIKRVTATVKNVPIKTQAPALKHFRLSSLELEVHAPSVFHIYKELGERGVIKDIPPWLGKMRASGKTHCVAQYN, from the exons AT GAGCGTCAAACAAAAAGTTGATGTTATTCTAGCTAATTATACTAGTGGCTCTTGGAATACATACCAGCTGACTGATTATGAACCTCCTGGACCTCTCACCTGTGATATGCTTCGACG gAATATGCAAGTGCTCAATGAAACATTCAAGGTTGATGTGAGTTTCTTTCCATCTCATGAGCTGATATATTGGGAACTGAGTCTTGAAGAGAAGGCAAAGTCCATAAGAACAAGAAGTGGAGAAGGATCATCAGCTCAAGAGAGAAAAGCCCCAAAAGCTATAAAATATAAG TTTGCAGTCTGTGACGATGAGGGATTGCTCTTTGCCAACAAAAGTATTCCACTTAAACTACGAAAGACACTGCAAATAATTCTGCACTGCAAGGATTTTAATATAATGGATCTAAGCGGCAGTGATCCAATTAATCTTTTGATGTTGTACAAGCAGTCAAGTAAACGAGCGCCTAATCtatttaaagtgcag TTTGAAGAAACAATGGCAAATGCAGAAGAGGACATTCAAGTGGGTACTTTCCTAAGAGATGACGCTTTGAATAAAAACACTACAGATAGCATAATTCAACAAAAGCTTGGCTGTCACAAGGAACAAATTCCACTCATAAAGAGAGTTACTGCTACTGTGAAAAATGTCCCTATAAAAACACAG GCTCCAGCACTAAAACATTTCCGATTATCTTCATTGGAGTTGGAGGTTCATGCTCCTTCAGTCTTCCATATATACAAGGAGCTTGGAGAGCGAGGAGTGATTAAAGATATTCCTCCATGGCTAGGAAAGATGAGAGCCAGTGGGAAAACACACTGTGTAGCCCAGTACAACTGA